The region CCAAAGCAGAAGAAATTGCTCAAAGCTATGCAGGAATTAGTGCTAATGCAATTAAGAATGTTTTTTCTGACTTAATTTCTGTAATCGCATTCGTCGTTGTTTTAATGACGAATCGAGAAGGACTGGAAATTCTCAAATCATTCATTGATGAAACCGTTTATGGCTTGAGCGATAGTGCTAAAGCATTCATTATTATTCTCTTCACAGATATGTTTGTGGGCTTCCACTCGCCTCATGGCTGGGAAGTTTTGCTGGAGGGACTGGCAAAGCATCTGGGATTGCCAGCCAACCGTAACTTTATTTTTCTGTTCATCGCCACATTTCCGGTCATTCTGGATACGATCTTTAAGTATTGGATTTTCCGCTACTTAAATCGTATTTCTCCATCCGCTGTTGCTACTTATAAGAACATGAATGAAACTTGATAGGGTGAAGTCGTTTAGTACAATCCTCTCACTGGAGCAGGAGCAGGAGCAGGAGCAGGAGTAGGAACTGGCGTTGGGGCAGGGGCAACAGGTGCCGGAGCTAATGTTTCTGGCGTGATTAAAGAGGGTTGGTCAGCCGTGTAAGGAATGAAGGTGGGATCGACATCACGTGGGAAGAAGCCTTCATCGTTACAAGAGGCTAAAGCTGCTGTCACAACGTCAGATGCTCCCCGGCTTACTCCCACTACACAATTGGCATATCGCACGGGTAAAAGGCTACGACGGCAATTGTCTAAGACTTCAGGCGCAGCCGAATCTTTCAGTGTTCTGCGAATTGAAGATACACAGGATGCCATTTCTTCTGGTTGACGTACTTGGCGGCAGGCATTTAGTGCATCTGGAGCAGCATATCCATTGCGGGTGACATTTGTGACACAGTTCCACAACCCTTGAGGGTTAAAGGCTCTGGAACATGCAGAAATGACTTCTTCTTGAGGAAGTTCTAACCGTGCTAAGTTTGCCGAGCATCGTCTGAAATCGTCTCGAGAGTCGTTTGCCGCGATCGCAGGAGTGCCTGGGAGGGCGGCAGCAACCAGCCCACTCAAAAACACAATGCCCGTTGAGAGGTGAATTAAGCGACCAAAGTGCCAATTCATGTTCGGAGCCGATTCAACTTGATGATGCTTCAATCCGTTCATATCTAACACCACAAAACATCCATTTAGCTTGTGCCAATGTTTTCTATCAGTGCCAATGTAACTGATAGAAGACGGTAACCAGTAAAAGGTCTTGCACATTCTCGCACATTTGCCCAAAACTGAGCGGGTTAAGCGGCGATCGCTCCATAAAAGGTGACGCTTTCTTATAAAGAAAAGCTAATTTTTGCTGCACAATTGATACTAAAAAACCTTAATTGTTACCCGAATTCACAGCCATTAATCTACTACGCTGTTAAGAGTAGATGAATTCACTGATACACCGAGGATTCCGGGTATGCATTTGAGTGAGCTAACACACCCTAACCAGTTACATAGTCTGTCTACCTACCAGCTTCAACAGATTGCCCGCCAAATCCGGGAGAAACACCTGGAAACGGTTGCGGCAACTGGTGGACATTTGGGACCAGGTTTAGGTGTGGTTGAATTAACAATTGCTTTGTACTATACCCTTGATCTCGATCAAGACAAAGTGATCTGGGATGTGGGGCATCAGGCGTATCCTCACAAAATGCTGACTGGACGTTATTCTCGCTTCCACACCCTGCGTCAAAAAGATGGCATCGCGGGCTACCTCAAACGTAGCGAAAGTAAATTTGATCATTTCGGTGCAGGGCACGCTTCCACCAGCATTTCAGCCGCTTTGGGGATGGCACTTGCCCGCGATTTGAAGGGTGAAAAGTTCAAAGTGGTAGCGGTGATTGGAGACGGCGCATTAACTGGTGGTATGGCGCTGGAAGCAATTAACCATGCTGGACACCTGCCGAAGACCAACCTACTCGTTGTGCTCAACGATAACGAAATGTCGATTTCTCCTAACGTTGGAGCTATCCCTCGATACCTGAACAAACTTCGCCTTAGCCCACCCGTTCAGTTTCTCAGCGATAACTTGGAAGAACAACTCAAGCATTTACCCTTTGTTGGCGAATCGCTTTCTCCCGATCTCAATCGCCTCAAGGAAGGCATGAAACGGCTGGCAGTGCCCAAAGTTGGTGCAGTATTTGAAGAACTCGGTTTTACCTACATGGGACCGATCGATGGGCACAACCTGGAAGAACTAATTGCCACCTTCCAGCAAGCACACAAAACGCCGGGACCTGTTTTAGTGCATGTCGCAACTGTGAAAGGCAAGGGGTATGAAGTTGCTGAACAAGATCAGGTTGGTTATCACGCCCAAAATCCATTCAACATAGCCACTGGGAAAGCGATTCCTTCTACCAAACCCAAACCTCCTGGCTATTCCAAAGTGTTTGGCGAGACCTTGACTAAAATTGCCGAAAACAATCCTAAAGTCATTGGCATTACCGCCGCAATGGCAACTGGAACTGGACTCGACATTTTGCAAAAGCGCTTGCCAGATCAATACATTGATGTGGGTATTGCGGAGCAACACGCGGTCACACTCGCTGCTGGGCTTGCCTGCGAAGGGATGCGCCCCGTTGCCGCGATTTACTCGACCTTTTTGCAACGCGCCTTCGATCAGATTGTTCATGACGTTTGTATTCAAAAACTGCCTGTTTTCTTCTGTCTTGATCGGGCTGGAATTGTCGGAGCTGATGGTCCCACCCATCAGGGTATGTACGACATCGCCTACCTGCGTTGCATTCCCAATATGGTGTTGATGGCTCCAAAAGATGAAGCCGAACTGCAACGCATGATTGTTACTGGAATTGAGTACACAGATGGGGCGATCGCGCTTCGTTACCCACGGGGCAATGGCTACGGTGTGCCGCTGATGGAAGAAGGCTGGGAACCGCTGGAAATTGGCAAGGGCGAGATCCTGCGCACGGGTGATGATGTATTGCTGGTTGCTTACGGCTCAATGGTGTATCCTTCGATGCAGACATCTGAAATTCTGCACGAACATGGCATCGAAGCGACGGTTGTCAATGCTCGCTTTGCCAAACCTCTGGATACGGAATTGATTTTGCCGCTGGCTGAAAAAATTGGACGTGTGGTGACGCTAGAAGAAGGCTGCCTTCCTGGCGGATTTGGCTCTGCCGTTGCCGAGGCGTTGCTAGATGCTGATATCAGTGTTTCGCTGACTCGCATTGGTGTTCCTGATATTCTGGTTGATCATGCCAGTCCCGATCAATCGAAAGCATCTTTAGGACTCACTCCCGCCCAAATGGCAGAACGAATTTTGACCAAATTCTTCAGTCAGCAACAAGCCACTGCTAACGTCTAAAGGTTCGGTGGGGTGGGCGATCGCTCACCCTGCGGCTGCCCTCCACGATGCCTCCTGTGCAATGGCAATCAGACGTTGATGAATTGGGAAAGCAGAATCTATTTACAGGTTTTCAACTTAGAGCGATCGCCGAATCTTTAGAATTCGGTGAGAGAGTTAACTCAATTGCACAACGGGCTGATCCTCGACGAGGGTTTTCAGTGCCAGCAAGTCTTCAACAGTGATGCGAAGGAAGCGCTGTTCATCAATTCGAAATTGCACCCGAATGCGATCGCTACCAGGCTGTCCTGGTGGGTCAAGTTTAGCAATGCTTCGAGAGCCTTCTCGATCATTCAATGGTTGGACTTGAGTTTGGCTCACTCCAATCCGGCGGGTAACAAGGCGATCGCCATCGAAATAGACCTCCGTTTGGTCAGCCTCAGTACCCAGTTCGCCCACAATTAATTCGATGCTAGGCTGGTTTTCTAAAGAGGCTCCCAGAAGTAACTCAACCGAGTTTTCCATGGGATAGGGTTGCCCAGCTTTGATGATGGGATGCCAATTGTGGCAGTTGTTGCGCCGATCCCAGTAGCGAATACCGTAGCTATGATACAAAAAGTCTTTCAGTTGTACGCCCTGGCTGAGTTGCAATGCACCCTGCGCGATCGCTTCAAACGGTTTTTCACAGCGAATTTTGCTGACATCAAAATATTGCTGCACCCAGGTTTGCACGGCTGGAATTTGTGCGGTTCCACCCACAAGCAGCACTGCATCAATATCATCGACTTCTACCCCCTGTCGGCGAGCTTGTTGCAATACTTGCGTCATGCAATCGTCTAACCGTTCAAAAAACTGGTGCTGCTTCAAGATGGCTTCAAACTGGTCGCGGGTTAGTTGCAGGTCGTAGCTCTCAAACGTTTCATCGTTAAAGTAAACTTCCTGCGCCTGGGGTTGCAGCGATAGTTGAATTTTCAGGCGTTCTGCCAATCGAACTGTGAGGGGACTGGCGGTAAGCCCTTGAGTCGCCGCGAAATGGTCAACTAACCAGTTATCAATGTCAGATCCACCCAGGTTTTGCCCAGCTTTTGCCAGCACCCGTGCAACTTTGGGTGTTTGTCCCGACTGTTCAGCAAAATTCTTTTGTCCCCATTTGAGGATGAATCCAATGGGCTTTCCAGTTTGCGGGCTGCTGTTAAGCCGCACCAAGGACAAGTCAAGTGTTCCTCCACCAAAGTCAACAACGAGTAGGGTTTTGCGATCGCCCAAGCCATAGCCCAGAGCGGCTGCCGTAGGTTCATCCAGCATGCGCACCTGCTCAACTTGCAAGGACTGGCACACCTGTCCTAACCACAACCGATAAGTTTCAAAGCTATCCACTGGAACTGTAAACACCAGTGATTGCGTTACTTCCGGGTCAGTTACTTTTAACTGCTGAATGATGTTCGTTAAAAACCAGTGCCCCACCTGTTCAAATCGAATCGTGCATCCATCCAGTTCTGGCAAAAAACCTTGCACCTGCGCCCCGATGCCACGCTTGAAGTTACGAAAAAAACGTTGATCATTCGTAAGATCCAAGGCACGGTCGCGGACTGCTTGCCCAACAATGACATGATTTTGGCTGGCATTTTCCACATACACCAGACTAGGAATCAATGGTGGATTTTGCGCCGTTTTCCAGGTGATCCCTGGCAATGAAAGGGTTTCAGGTTGTTGGGTCACCCGGTTCCAGCGGGCGATTACAGTGTTACTGGTACCAAAGTCAATCGCGATTCCCATGCTTAATCAGTAGCCTGGATAACTCTTTTATTGAGCGTAACAAGCATCTACCCCCAGCGGTAGCTGTTTGAGCAAGAATCTTACTCAGACAGTGAATCCTTCAATTTGCAGCACTCAACGTGCTGAAAGCTTTAAACCAGACATTTGTCTTGTAATGTCTGTCGCAAGTTGGCAGGGGCGATCGCTCCATACTCGGTAATAATTGCCGCAATCAAGTTGGCAGGGGTCACATCGAATGCAGGATTGTAAAATTCTGCCCCTCTGGGACACAGTTGTGTTTCACCAACCTGATAAATCTCGCTAGGATGACGTTCCTCGATGGGAATTTGGGAGCCATCAGCGATCGCAAAATCAATGGTAGACAAAGGAGCCGCCACAAAAAATGGAATGCTATGGGCTTTTGCAGCGAGTGCAACACTGTAGGTACCAATTTTGTTTGCCGTGTCACCATTAGCAGCGATCCGGTCTGCACCAACAACGACACCATCGATCATGCCCAGCTTCATGCAGTGAGCTGCCATATTGTCTGTAATGACCGTAACTGGAATTCCTTCCTGCACACATTCCCATGCGGTGAGCTTGGCTCCCTGCAACCGGGGGCGGGTTTCATCTGCATATACGCGCTCTAACCGCCCATCTCGCCATGCCGATCGCACCACACCTAACGCCGTTCCATACCCCGCTGTTGCCAATGCTCCCGCATTACAGTGGGTCAAAAGTCGTAGCTTTTCAGGACTGGTGGGTAATACGCTTAACCCATGATCACCAATTTGCTGACAGGTGCGGATATCGTCTGCATTAATCGTCTGTGCCGTTTCCAGTAACATCTGTTTAAGATAATCTACCGAGCCGAGGGTTTGATGCGCTACCTTTATCATCCGGTCGATCGCCCAGAATAAATTCACCGCTGTTGGACGAGTTGTTCGCAAACGTTCCGCAACTTTTTCTAGTTGCGTCAAAAATTCAGTGCGATCGCGAGTTGCGATATCTCGTGCTCCCAGGTAAACACCATAAGCCGCCGCCACCCCAATAGCAGGTGCACCCCGTACAATCATGGTTTCAATTGCCGTTGCCATATCTTCGTAACGGCGAATTTCTACCCAATCAAACTCATTTGGCAAGCGAGTTTGGTCAATCAACCGCACATGATTGTCATACCAAATAACCGGATAAACATGACTAGCTTGAGACATGGCAATTGTGAATTAAGGACTAGGAATGATTAATGATTATCGATGAAGATGTTCCAAAAGTTTGTAGCAGCCAGCGATTAATCATTCCGTCATCCTCCGCCTAGCTCTGCTTCAGGGCTTCTTCCACAGTCGAGAGCGCTAATCCTGGTAATACTTTCGACACCTGAACGCCCCCACTCCAGCGATTGTCAATTTGGAAGGCAACGAGTTCAACATCTGCAACGTTTAATTCCCAGTATTCGAACACTCCTAATTCTTCATACAAACGCCACAACCGTTTCTCAACTTAACTTTTATCCAGGTATCGGTGGCAGTAGGTTGAGAACTGGAAAGGATTCTGGTCACTAAGAGGCTAGCCACAGTTCGTTCGCTTTAGTGTATTGTTACGATAACAAGATGGGAGGTTGTTTGTCGAAGCTTCTGTCTGTCAAAGCTTACAACAAAAATAAAGGGTCAGCACGGTGCTCACCCCTATTAAGTGTTAGGTCTTATTAAGTGTTAGGTCTGAAATTTAGAATGCGGCTAAAACCATCGCCACTGTGAACAAACAGAAAACAGCCCCAATGACCAGGAAAATGGTGAAATACGGGGCATGATTAATTCGATCCAAATAAGCGTTTCGCTTACGATCCTCGTCCGTTAGAGGGGTGAAGCGCATCCCTCTCATTTCTCGAATACTCATACAGTCACCTCCATTATGGATGATGAAGTGTGATACTCCACTTGAGTAGAGTATCTATCTACCTTACAGCCTAAAGGAATTTGCAGTATTTGATGAGAAGCTGTTAAAGAACAATACGTTTATTCAAATTCCGCAGTAATCCCAGTGAAGACACAATTTATAACTATAAATTTATAGTTTGTGATAAATCCCGCTATTTTTCCAACTTTTACAACTAAGCGATAAAGTTGTCCTTCGTCTCTGAGAATAATGCTAGATTGGTGCGCGAAAAAATGCGTTTGAACCTTAAATTTACGGCAGACGCTATTGCTTGAAATTTATCAACAATGTTAGCAATTGGAAGAAATTAAAAGATTGAGCTTTACGAATCGATGGTTAAGCATTAACCCATGTAAATCGTAGCGGTGAGCTAATAGACAAAATCTCCACTGGTTGTACCAGGACTTGCGCCATTGTTTCATCTGATCGATTTCTGCTTGTTGAGATGTCAAAATTGCAGTTACCAGTTGCCGAATTTCAGGTCGTTTGGATTTAGTGAGTGTTTCGCTGGAGCAAGATCGATTGTGTAAGTCATTTCCTCGTACCAAGAGTTATTAACGAATTGGCAACCTTAAACTGTTAAGGTGAGTGGTGATGATTTTGCCACGAGGATTGATTGATGATGCGATCGCCCCTTGCCTTTTCTCTGATTTTCAGTACCTTCAGCATCCCTGTTTTATCAGCATCCATCCAGGCACAGGTTCGGGCAAAAGGTACGTTTACTGCCACGAAAGCATGTCCGGCACAGCGAGCAATTGATGGTGAAAATCCAGGAAATGTGATGCTGACTGTGGGCGATCGCTATGAAACAGTTGGGTTTAACAGCGCCCGGCGCACTCATGTTCAGTTAGTCATTGTAGGCGCAACGCCGAATCGACGCTGGGTGAGCGTGGAGTGTGGCACATTTGAGCCAGCCGAACCCGCCTCGGATCGAGTACCGGATCGCCCATCGAATGGACGTCCATCGAAGCATCGGCAGCGAGAAGTTGCCCTCTTTCCCTTCTTCGATACTCAACGCAACCCAATTCCCGTTGATAATGACTCAATCCCTAGAGACATCAGCCCACTGCCCCCCAAGCTAGAACCCTTTGACCGCAAAATCTTGCAACTCTGTGGCAGTAGTTTTAATGCGCCCGTGAGTGAGAGTGACTTTAAACGATTGTTAACCTTCTACCCGGATGTAGTGCGCAAGCTGAAGCAGGCAACCAATGGAGAACTGAAGCCCAATCGCCGCTCTGATGCGCAATTTATTGATGATTTAGGAGCAATTTGGTTTGGGCAAAAAGGATTTAAGCATATCTTTTGTGGGGAACTTGACAAAGGTAATAGCATTGGTGGATTGCATTTTTATGGACGTTATCTGGAATTTCAGGAAAAGGGGATTGCTGGACGAGTTGATCGCTTGTCTGATGGACGCGATGCCAAAGCTGAGGTGATCGACGGCTCAGTGTATTCCTTTGGCACAGCAATCAAACAAGGCGATCGCATCATTGCCCAACATCCCATCAAAGGTTATTCCTATGTCAGCAATGCCCAAGAAATGTTAATTGACGCAACGCGTGCATTTAAGTTGTTCAACGTACCAGATTCACCCGAATCTCAGGCTTGCCTGATTACCATCACCGACCCAAATGCCCAACCATTTCGAGCAGTATTTGTCAAAAAAGCAGGAGCCATTCGCACCTTCTATCCTGATGCAACGCCGGATGAAGACAACACACCTCCCTGCGATCGCTAACCCCTATAGCATTCCAATAATTTGCTAGGCTAAATTTTAATCGCAGATTTAGAACAGGTGTTTGCCATGTTCTTTGTTCCGCATCCCACTCTAGCAGTTCCCCAAGATTCCACTGTTGAAGATAAGGTTCCCTTACCACCCTGCGTTTTTTGTATCGATTAGAACATTATCTAACTCACCACCTCCATCATGACTGACTCTTACCAACCACCAAATCGTGAATGGTGGGCACAACGCTGGATCGAAGTTCTGGAATCCTTTGGTTGGATTCGTCGGCTAGCCCGGGCACGGGTTTATGCACGAGAAGGCAATGTCAAAAGCCTGGAATTTAAAGGACATAAAGTCATTGCCAAAGTTCAAGGAACAGCACCTGAACCCTACAAAGTGACCTTATCGCTTGACCCCTTCACGGATGAACAGTGGGGCTATGTGATTGAATCTATGTCGCAGCAGGCACTTTTCTCTGCTAAGCTGCTATCTGGTGAGATGCCCGTGTCGATTGAGAAAGTGTTTACTGAAAATGGGCTGAGTCTCTTTCCTTTTACTAAGTTTGACATTCACAGCCGTTGCTCGTGCCCTGACCCCGCCAACCCCTGTAAGCACATTGGAGCCGTATATTACCTGTTGGGTGATCGCTTCAGTGAAGACCCCTTCGTTTTATTCCAACTACGCGGTCGCACGAAGGAACAAATATTAGAAGCCCTGCGCCAGAGTCGAAGTCAGAGTCGTAAACATGAGCCAGATATAAGAAGTTTGGAGTTGAAGGGATCACCGGACTCTCAAACTTATCCCCAAGCATCTATCTCCCTGAGTCCAGAGCAATTCTGGCAATACACCGAGCAACTGGAACCGTCTCTCGTGGTAATTGCACCTCCGCCCAGCAGTGAAACCGTATTAGATGTGCTAGGCGCTATCCCATTAAAACCAGACATTGCAGAAGACGGTTCAATGGTTCAAGACTCGTCTCAAGCAGCGATGGATTATTTAAAGTCTGTCTATCAAGCCGTTAGCCAACAGGCAATATTAACAGGCATGAATGTTGGGGCAGAAAGCGAGTAACGCCTATTGCCAAATACAACACACTTTGAATATGAAGATATGTAACAATATAAATGAATGTCCCATGCAGTTACGGCTCTCTCTCTTATGGCAACAATCGACGATCGCAAGAAGCGCATTATGGAGCATCTCGCTCGTAGTACCGGAGAGTTTACTAAAAAATCTATCGTGAACTCTGCGGAGCGGAAACAGCAAATCCTGGATCACGTTCGTCGCACAAAAGGCGAATAGATGATCGGTTAGACCATCACTCCATCACCATCGACAAGCCTCCTTTTCGTCTTTGAAGAGGAGGTTTTGTTCTAAAAATGTAACGTTCTTAAATGCTTAGATTCGGTTACGCTAGTCTAACGATTTAGATTTCTGAGAGCTTGTTGCAAAACTTTACAAAAAATGTCAGATTAATAGAGATGATGCAAACTGGTCGAGGAGGAACAGTGAATGCGCGACTGATTCAGTTTTTAAAGGATGAACTGGCAATTCCAGAAACCGCGATCGCGATCGCGCTCCGGCATGGTGAGTCCACATCTAACCAACTGCCGATGATTCTCTGGCAATATGGACTCATTACCCTGGAAGATTTAGACCGCATTTTTGATTGGCTGGAAACATCTGCGGTGTAGCTTGACAGCGCTCTTCTGGCATCAAGAGATAACTGCTGCACAGCATGATTTCGCGATCAACTTTACTGTACTTTTACTGCAGTCCCAATGCTGCAGTCCTAACGCAACTGCACAGAGGGCTTGTAAAGGCGAGTGGGTGGTGGTGGTGCACCAACTGTGTGTTGCATTGCGTTCATCTTTTGATTAAGTTCCCGAATTCGCCGTGAGAGCAATCGGATAATATTCACTGCAATCCCAGGCGTTTCTTCAATTGCTTCATACAGTTGTTGCTGCGTCAGGATCAGACACTCGGAGGGTGCCAGTGTGGTCACTGAGGCAGACCGAGGTTCCGCATCAAACAGGGACATTTCGCCAAAGCAAGCGCCCTGATCCAACTGCACCAGTTCTTGCTCCTCAATGTGGACTTTTACCTTACCCGATACGACGATGTAGAGCGATCGCCCTTCTTGCCCCTTTGTGAAAATTGTATGGTTGGTTGGAAACGCTAGTTCATCCATGACTGATGCCAATCGAACCAAAAACTCATCCCGCAACTCCTTGAAGATCGGGACTTCTCGAATAAACAGTAGGCGTTCAAAGCTAGAGAGCATAGAGGCGTGCCAGCAAGACGGTCTTGGTTGCAATTAAAGCCAACAAACTAACCGCCACATTAAAGCCATTATCTCTAGAATTCCCAAATTAAACGGGCATCATTAAGTTAAATTTGTTCTAAATCCAGGTTTATCTGAAGAATTTAGTCGCTTTCCTTTCATCTGTCCAGTTCCCTTAATTGGCTCTGGCTGCTGTTCCAGTTCCTTCATAACCTTGTGAACTTGAGCCAAAACTAACCGATCCGGGTCTGATCTCAGCATTGGGAGTAGTTTCTCCATTGCTCGAGGTGATGCCATCCACAGATACGACAAAACTGCCTCCCGGACAAATCCTTTGGGATGGCGTAAACAGGAAATGGTTTGTTCTGCTGTTAACCCCCAACGGGCTTGCCGTGCTAGATGAAAACAACAGGCAACGGTCCAATCGGATAAGAAATGTCGCAATTCTAATAATCGACGCAGGCGATCGCTGGGTGATAAGGGTTCGTAGGTAACAATCTCAGAAAGTTCTTGCAGTTTCTCCAAGTCCGAGTTGCGGTCTAGCAAAGTCAACAATGCTCGCTTGTTAGGAACGTCCAATGTGTTGTCCAAAATTTCTAACCCCCGCGCCATGCTGCTCCGAGAATTGGACTGGAGATTGAATGCTGCCGCTTTAATTGCGCCAATTGGATACAGAAACTGCATCAACATAAAAATCCGTTCCTGGGCATCTTGTTGGAGTGCCTGGAGCGATCGCCGCAACAAATCTGCTTCTTTCAAGCGCACCCGCTCAGGTGACAAATCCAGCAATGCAGCATAGATTTGCCCAATAAACATTAGTTCCTGGTCAATTAACTGCTCAACCCCACTCCGCCCAATCTGATCAAGTACAGTCTCAATCCCAACATCCCCAGGCATTTCTAGCAAAATTCGCAAAATATTACGCCGATCAACGCCCCAGGCAATCTTAAGATGAGAAATTAACGCGTCCAACGCCTCAATGCTACCAATCATGCCAATCGCTTGCCAGGCATAGAGTCTCACCGCATCCGGCTTGTGGGCATCCTCTGCCACTTCCACCAGCATCGGAATTGCCTCATTATCCAACCGTACTAAAGCTTTCATTGCCGCTTCGCGAGTTGATTTGTAATAAAGCCCCCGCAGTAAGGATGGGTAGTATTCCTCAAAATGAGTCGCCGCGATCGCATCCAAAATTGCCCGTCGCACCCGCAACGATTCATCCTGCAATAGATTTGGAATATAAATCCGCAAGGCTTGCAGATAGGCAGCCTCTCCCAACGCCTGACAACCCATCATCCGCTCCTTCTCAGACTTACTCGTTAGCATCAACCGCAGCGTTTGCGTTGCCTCCGCTTTTTGATTCGCATTCCCTCGCCGCATCATTAGGGATGCCGCCGTCCCCCGCACCACCGGATCAACTTCTGCTCTTAGATAGGGACGTAACTGCCGAATATCAGGCGTTTCCTCTGTCAGCCACACAAACCTCAACGCTACTGCCAAAACACTAGGCGGCGGCGACTGCTCAACCAAAGTCTTGACATAAGCCAGGTAGGCTGGATTCGGGTACAGCAGCATCGCTTCCAAACTCTTTTGCTGCAATTTAGGAGAAAAATTGAGTAAATGGGGCGCCAAAACCTCACTGGCACTTTTTGGATCAACCTTACTTAGTAAATCAATACAAGATTGCTTACGGTTCTCTGGTCCAGGCTTATCTAGCGTTTCCATCACCCAGCGCTTCAGTTCCAGTTCATCCACATCCCGGTTCAACTGTCCGCGCTCCGCACTGATGACCAGCAAGTTCACGTACTTTGCCCGCAGCATTAAGATTACCAGGATCCACACCAGTGCCAGTACTAAAATCGCTGGGAATAGCCAATCTAATGAGCCATCTTTCAACAGCCAGCCCATTACAAGCAAAACAACTCCCGTTACCCCAGTAGAAATGGGTTCAGCGATTCCTCGAACAACTGCTTGAATATTGCTACGGGAACTATCAGGAATTGGTTGAAATAAAACAGGGCTAACACTGGCAAACAGCGTGTAATGCAGCAATTCATCATAAAACTTTAGCAGCACCAAGACCAGAAAAAGCGGCAGGGTCCATTCCAGACCACTGATCAACGGTGTTCTCCAAGCCAAGCTGGAGATAGCCAAGGCACTCAGAATCGCAATCCCCCCCGGTAGCAAGACTGATGCTGCAAACACCCCTATCCGCTCAATCAATCGACTCGATGCTAACCATTGAGTAGCAACTTCAAAAATCCCTAAAATGCCATTGAAAATCCCCAAAAATGCAGCAATTCGCCCCTCAGAACTACTAAATTGCCGCTCCAAAGCATCTTGAAAACGAAAATCTACCAGCAGTAGCAACACCTGCGCCAGGATAAAAAACATGAACAGTAAAATCACATAACGGCGCAACGGTCCCTGCAGGGGACGGTTTGTGGAGTAATCAGAGGGGCACTCTTCCGAATCAACTCGTTTGCGGTAAAAATCTGGAAATGCCTGTCGATAGGTTTGGCTCAAGTAAAACAGAATTGCAGCCCCGATCGCCATCATCACACAAGACAATAGCACTACATTATTAAGACCCACCAAAGGAATCAAAAAACCCAAGGAGAAACCACTGATCACATCTGCCACCAGAATGCCACTACTGATCAGG is a window of Leptolyngbyaceae cyanobacterium JSC-12 DNA encoding:
- a CDS encoding hypothetical protein (IMG reference gene:2510095132), translated to MCKTFYWLPSSISYIGTDRKHWHKLNGCFVVLDMNGLKHHQVESAPNMNWHFGRLIHLSTGIVFLSGLVAAALPGTPAIAANDSRDDFRRCSANLARLELPQEEVISACSRAFNPQGLWNCVTNVTRNGYAAPDALNACRQVRQPEEMASCVSSIRRTLKDSAAPEVLDNCRRSLLPVRYANCVVGVSRGASDVVTAALASCNDEGFFPRDVDPTFIPYTADQPSLITPETLAPAPVAPAPTPVPTPAPAPAPAPVRGLY
- a CDS encoding 1-deoxy-D-xylulose-5-phosphate synthase (IMG reference gene:2510095133~PFAM: Transketolase, thiamine diphosphate binding domain; Transketolase, C-terminal domain; Transketolase, pyrimidine binding domain~TIGRFAM: 1-deoxy-D-xylulose-5-phosphate synthase), whose amino-acid sequence is MHLSELTHPNQLHSLSTYQLQQIARQIREKHLETVAATGGHLGPGLGVVELTIALYYTLDLDQDKVIWDVGHQAYPHKMLTGRYSRFHTLRQKDGIAGYLKRSESKFDHFGAGHASTSISAALGMALARDLKGEKFKVVAVIGDGALTGGMALEAINHAGHLPKTNLLVVLNDNEMSISPNVGAIPRYLNKLRLSPPVQFLSDNLEEQLKHLPFVGESLSPDLNRLKEGMKRLAVPKVGAVFEELGFTYMGPIDGHNLEELIATFQQAHKTPGPVLVHVATVKGKGYEVAEQDQVGYHAQNPFNIATGKAIPSTKPKPPGYSKVFGETLTKIAENNPKVIGITAAMATGTGLDILQKRLPDQYIDVGIAEQHAVTLAAGLACEGMRPVAAIYSTFLQRAFDQIVHDVCIQKLPVFFCLDRAGIVGADGPTHQGMYDIAYLRCIPNMVLMAPKDEAELQRMIVTGIEYTDGAIALRYPRGNGYGVPLMEEGWEPLEIGKGEILRTGDDVLLVAYGSMVYPSMQTSEILHEHGIEATVVNARFAKPLDTELILPLAEKIGRVVTLEEGCLPGGFGSAVAEALLDADISVSLTRIGVPDILVDHASPDQSKASLGLTPAQMAERILTKFFSQQQATANV
- a CDS encoding molecular chaperone (IMG reference gene:2510095134~PFAM: Hsp70 protein), whose amino-acid sequence is MGIAIDFGTSNTVIARWNRVTQQPETLSLPGITWKTAQNPPLIPSLVYVENASQNHVIVGQAVRDRALDLTNDQRFFRNFKRGIGAQVQGFLPELDGCTIRFEQVGHWFLTNIIQQLKVTDPEVTQSLVFTVPVDSFETYRLWLGQVCQSLQVEQVRMLDEPTAAALGYGLGDRKTLLVVDFGGGTLDLSLVRLNSSPQTGKPIGFILKWGQKNFAEQSGQTPKVARVLAKAGQNLGGSDIDNWLVDHFAATQGLTASPLTVRLAERLKIQLSLQPQAQEVYFNDETFESYDLQLTRDQFEAILKQHQFFERLDDCMTQVLQQARRQGVEVDDIDAVLLVGGTAQIPAVQTWVQQYFDVSKIRCEKPFEAIAQGALQLSQGVQLKDFLYHSYGIRYWDRRNNCHNWHPIIKAGQPYPMENSVELLLGASLENQPSIELIVGELGTEADQTEVYFDGDRLVTRRIGVSQTQVQPLNDREGSRSIAKLDPPGQPGSDRIRVQFRIDEQRFLRITVEDLLALKTLVEDQPVVQLS
- a CDS encoding methylthioribose-1-phosphate isomerase (IMG reference gene:2510095135~PFAM: Initiation factor 2 subunit family~TIGRFAM: eIF-2B alpha/beta/delta-related uncharacterized proteins; S-methyl-5-thioribose-1-phosphate isomerase) is translated as MSQASHVYPVIWYDNHVRLIDQTRLPNEFDWVEIRRYEDMATAIETMIVRGAPAIGVAAAYGVYLGARDIATRDRTEFLTQLEKVAERLRTTRPTAVNLFWAIDRMIKVAHQTLGSVDYLKQMLLETAQTINADDIRTCQQIGDHGLSVLPTSPEKLRLLTHCNAGALATAGYGTALGVVRSAWRDGRLERVYADETRPRLQGAKLTAWECVQEGIPVTVITDNMAAHCMKLGMIDGVVVGADRIAANGDTANKIGTYSVALAAKAHSIPFFVAAPLSTIDFAIADGSQIPIEERHPSEIYQVGETQLCPRGAEFYNPAFDVTPANLIAAIITEYGAIAPANLRQTLQDKCLV